Proteins encoded in a region of the Streptomyces akebiae genome:
- a CDS encoding HAD family hydrolase, which yields MPRNFSRPHLVWGWRGTLADDVQHQVDAVNAALTALGAQPVDLETVRRHFATSVPAMCAAILGRALTDRERTRASVAFQTYHSRRPPAQLIPGTKELLTRLIRSGCSHSVLSLSAHAFLTQHISGLGVASLFLRADGRTGPSSRSKKQPLAKHVKMLRQSIGDRPIVLIGDTVDDIRAAFANHVHPVPYAGGLTHPDVLRRSGVPVAETLAEAAALAVAHAHTA from the coding sequence GTGCCACGGAACTTCAGCCGGCCGCACCTGGTCTGGGGATGGAGAGGCACGCTTGCCGACGACGTCCAGCACCAGGTCGATGCAGTGAACGCAGCACTGACTGCTCTGGGGGCCCAGCCGGTCGATCTCGAAACCGTCCGGCGTCATTTCGCCACATCCGTCCCCGCCATGTGCGCCGCCATACTCGGGCGCGCACTGACCGATCGAGAGCGGACGCGGGCGAGCGTGGCGTTCCAGACCTACCACTCCCGACGGCCACCGGCCCAGCTCATACCTGGAACCAAGGAACTCCTTACGAGGCTGATCCGAAGCGGCTGCAGCCATTCAGTACTGTCCCTGAGCGCCCACGCCTTCCTGACCCAGCACATCTCCGGCCTGGGCGTCGCCTCCCTGTTCCTGCGGGCCGACGGACGCACAGGCCCGTCCTCCAGGAGCAAGAAGCAGCCCCTTGCGAAACACGTGAAGATGCTGCGGCAGAGCATCGGGGACCGGCCGATCGTCCTCATCGGCGACACGGTTGACGACATTCGCGCTGCGTTCGCCAATCACGTCCACCCCGTGCCGTACGCGGGCGGCCTGACGCACCCCGACGTCCTCCGCCGCAGCGGCGTCCCTGTCGCCGAGACCCTCGCCGAAGCCGCAGCGCTTGCGGTGGCTCACGCCCACACGGCGTGA
- a CDS encoding helix-turn-helix domain-containing protein has translation MLLAHLNFAETAGGRLHAASERQAAEEAGISRQTLRNAYETVLKPGGWLRRLRAGRGKEGSTWYLGNGPESSRQSPSSRQKTTQFPPDPALEEWSTSETAVSADLDSTVISHLMAHDAFAHHGLGSSALLIIGALHARSNQTVSELVIASSVSRATAYRALRRLARHGLVHHVGEVWSLAPRALEGLGNSYPEAVTDRQVMPSRGWDQIAHQCGTSGTSASRRALHAAERAAYREALERLSEHRSKALVVVRDGRQVLVPAPRPDEVPTPWRGPGGVVLNPATGHVDPAWRVASDGRLILITPHDQRSYDELAAAHTEALREWESAA, from the coding sequence GTGCTGCTGGCCCATCTCAACTTCGCCGAGACCGCTGGCGGCCGTCTGCACGCTGCGAGCGAGCGCCAGGCCGCCGAAGAAGCCGGGATCTCCCGGCAGACGCTGCGCAACGCGTACGAGACCGTGCTGAAGCCAGGAGGGTGGCTGCGTCGGCTGCGGGCCGGCCGCGGCAAGGAGGGCTCGACCTGGTACCTCGGCAACGGCCCTGAGTCCTCCCGGCAGTCCCCGTCTTCTCGTCAGAAGACCACTCAGTTCCCCCCCGACCCGGCACTTGAGGAGTGGTCCACCTCCGAGACGGCAGTCTCGGCCGACCTCGACTCCACTGTCATCAGCCACCTGATGGCCCACGATGCCTTCGCCCACCACGGCCTGGGCAGCTCCGCTCTCTTGATCATCGGCGCCTTGCACGCACGCTCTAACCAGACCGTCAGTGAACTCGTCATCGCCTCCTCCGTCTCTCGGGCAACCGCCTATCGCGCCCTCCGCCGCCTCGCGCGCCACGGCCTGGTGCACCACGTCGGCGAGGTCTGGTCGCTGGCTCCCCGGGCCTTGGAAGGCCTCGGTAACAGCTACCCGGAGGCTGTTACCGACCGGCAAGTCATGCCCTCGCGCGGCTGGGACCAGATCGCCCATCAGTGCGGAACCTCAGGCACCTCTGCCAGCCGAAGGGCCCTCCACGCCGCCGAGCGAGCGGCGTATCGAGAGGCACTGGAGCGCCTGTCGGAGCACCGCAGCAAGGCCCTCGTCGTGGTCCGCGATGGCCGTCAGGTGCTGGTCCCCGCACCGCGTCCAGACGAGGTTCCCACGCCGTGGCGCGGGCCCGGCGGAGTTGTCCTCAACCCTGCGACAGGCCACGTCGATCCGGCCTGGCGGGTCGCCAGCGACGGGCGATTGATCCTCATCACCCCGCACGACCAGCGCTCATACGACGAGCTGGCCGCCGCACATACGGAAGCACTCAGGGAATGGGAGTCCGCTGCATGA
- a CDS encoding SDR family NAD(P)-dependent oxidoreductase has protein sequence MTTTFITGANKSLGYETARRLIEAGHTVLVGARDPERGRAAAEALGGRFVQIDVTDDASVAAAAADVAAHEGGIDVLINNAGVFGTHSPADQIKAADASEVFEINVVGIVRVTHAFLPLLHKSANPVIVNVSSGMGSFAATHDPGRVEGRAIAPLYTASKAAVTMLTTQYAKSWPDMKVNAVDPGYTATDFNGHSGPQTVTEGTDAIVELATIGADGPTGSLRDRHGEMAW, from the coding sequence ATGACTACCACGTTCATCACAGGTGCCAACAAGTCCCTCGGGTACGAGACCGCCCGCCGCTTGATCGAGGCCGGCCACACCGTGCTCGTCGGTGCTCGTGATCCGGAGCGCGGTCGGGCGGCGGCCGAGGCACTCGGTGGCCGCTTCGTCCAGATCGACGTGACCGACGACGCGTCGGTCGCCGCGGCCGCCGCCGACGTCGCCGCTCACGAGGGCGGCATCGACGTCTTGATCAACAACGCGGGTGTGTTCGGCACACACAGTCCCGCCGACCAGATCAAGGCCGCTGACGCCAGTGAGGTGTTCGAGATCAATGTCGTGGGGATCGTCCGGGTGACGCACGCGTTCCTGCCTCTGCTCCACAAGTCGGCGAACCCCGTCATCGTCAATGTGTCGAGCGGCATGGGGTCGTTCGCGGCCACCCATGACCCCGGGCGCGTCGAGGGCCGGGCCATCGCGCCGCTCTACACGGCATCGAAGGCTGCCGTGACCATGCTGACCACGCAGTACGCGAAGTCCTGGCCGGACATGAAGGTGAACGCGGTCGACCCGGGCTACACGGCGACCGACTTCAACGGGCACAGCGGCCCGCAGACCGTGACCGAGGGGACCGACGCGATCGTCGAACTCGCCACCATCGGGGCCGACGGCCCGACGGGAAGCCTCCGTGACCGTCACGGTGAGATGGCCTGGTGA
- a CDS encoding HupE/UreJ family protein has translation MPRLLPARTPAARLLPVFLLAALVLVGGLASPAGAHPMSTSAVLLDVRDDRVEGEVQLPVDRLAVAVDRPLTRESVLGADRTFLKRYTAAHIAALGDESGDRPWAVTLGSGSVRTIDGVAHLVYPLELRPPDGRVTTFRLRYDVIVEELLTHKVVVTVRYDFDRGILKTDDAVTLGVVDFDTESLEVPAGEGSWLRGFATTAALGIEHVGEGADHLLFLLMLLIPAPLVAAGGRWRAAPSARCGIIRVVHVVTAFALGHSLTLALAAAGVIDLPARPVETLIALSIAVSAVHALRPLVARGEVFIATGFGLVHGLAFASLIGDLGLDRGSLVITLLGFNLGIELTQLLVVALMMPSLIVLARTALYPAFRVGVALIGLLFSVSWMLERAALTSSDPFEGIQTWLVEHPLLIAVTVAVLAVVAHRHFQRPAVGQGDRQRPRRAAVRW, from the coding sequence GTGCCCCGTCTCCTGCCCGCACGTACACCGGCGGCGCGTCTGCTGCCGGTGTTCCTGCTCGCGGCGCTCGTGCTGGTCGGCGGCCTCGCGTCGCCGGCCGGCGCCCACCCCATGAGCACCTCCGCCGTCCTCCTCGACGTCCGCGACGACCGGGTCGAGGGGGAGGTGCAGCTGCCCGTCGACCGCCTGGCCGTCGCCGTGGACCGGCCCCTCACGCGGGAAAGCGTCCTCGGCGCCGACCGGACGTTCCTCAAGCGCTATACCGCCGCGCACATCGCCGCCCTCGGCGACGAGTCGGGCGACCGGCCCTGGGCCGTCACGCTCGGCAGCGGGTCGGTCCGCACGATCGACGGGGTGGCGCACCTCGTCTACCCGCTCGAACTCCGGCCCCCCGACGGCCGGGTCACCACCTTCCGTCTGCGCTACGACGTCATCGTCGAGGAACTGCTGACCCACAAGGTCGTCGTCACCGTCCGGTACGACTTCGACCGCGGCATCCTGAAGACCGACGACGCCGTGACCCTCGGGGTCGTCGACTTCGACACCGAGAGCCTCGAAGTCCCCGCGGGTGAGGGCTCGTGGCTACGAGGCTTCGCCACCACCGCCGCCCTGGGCATCGAGCACGTGGGCGAGGGCGCCGACCACCTGCTGTTCCTGCTCATGCTGCTCATCCCGGCGCCCCTGGTGGCCGCGGGCGGTCGATGGCGCGCGGCCCCGTCAGCGCGCTGCGGCATCATCCGTGTCGTCCACGTCGTCACGGCCTTCGCCCTCGGCCACTCGCTCACCCTGGCACTGGCGGCCGCCGGGGTGATCGACCTGCCGGCCCGCCCGGTCGAGACCCTGATCGCCCTCTCGATCGCGGTGTCCGCGGTCCATGCCCTGCGTCCCCTGGTGGCCCGCGGCGAGGTGTTCATCGCAACCGGTTTCGGGCTCGTCCACGGCCTGGCGTTCGCCTCCCTGATCGGCGACCTCGGCCTCGACCGCGGCTCGCTCGTGATCACGCTGCTGGGCTTCAACCTGGGCATCGAGCTGACCCAACTGCTCGTCGTCGCCCTGATGATGCCCTCCCTGATCGTCCTGGCCCGCACCGCCCTCTACCCCGCGTTCCGCGTCGGGGTAGCCCTGATCGGCCTGTTGTTCTCGGTCTCCTGGATGCTGGAGCGTGCCGCCCTGACCTCGTCCGATCCCTTCGAGGGCATCCAGACGTGGCTGGTCGAGCACCCGCTGCTGATCGCCGTGACGGTCGCGGTGCTGGCCGTCGTCGCACACCGTCACTTCCAGCGCCCGGCCGTGGGTCAGGGCGACCGTCAGCGTCCGCGGCGTGCCGCCGTACGTTGGTGA
- a CDS encoding response regulator transcription factor: MPNRVLIADDDRAVRESLARVLKLQGYEVVAVADGVEAVTRARNESFDVLVVDVLMPYVDGVAVCRVLRADGDRTPVLMLTALGDTADRVAGLDAGADDYLPKPFKVPELLARLRALRRRAALSPGSRGQEPVGGVLRFASLRIDPDARRAWWADEELHLSKTEFDLLELMVRNDGIVLAHSTISSRIWGYDCGPHTNNLACYVGYLRRKLADAGAPDLIHTVRAVGYGVRRP, encoded by the coding sequence GTGCCGAACCGTGTCCTCATCGCTGACGACGATCGTGCGGTCCGCGAGTCCCTCGCACGCGTGCTGAAACTGCAGGGGTATGAGGTCGTCGCCGTCGCCGACGGGGTGGAGGCGGTGACCCGGGCCCGTAACGAGTCGTTCGACGTCCTCGTGGTCGACGTGCTGATGCCGTACGTCGACGGCGTGGCGGTGTGCCGAGTGCTGCGCGCCGACGGTGACCGGACCCCGGTGCTGATGCTCACCGCCCTTGGCGACACGGCGGATCGGGTCGCCGGCCTCGACGCGGGCGCCGACGACTACCTGCCCAAACCCTTCAAGGTCCCCGAACTGCTCGCTCGCCTGCGCGCGCTGCGGCGCCGGGCCGCGCTCTCGCCGGGGTCCCGGGGTCAGGAACCTGTCGGCGGCGTGCTGCGGTTCGCCTCCCTGCGCATCGACCCGGACGCTCGCCGAGCCTGGTGGGCCGACGAGGAACTGCACTTGTCGAAGACCGAGTTCGATCTGCTGGAGCTGATGGTGCGCAACGACGGGATCGTGCTGGCCCACTCGACGATCTCCAGTCGAATATGGGGTTACGACTGTGGGCCGCACACGAACAACCTGGCGTGCTACGTCGGCTATCTGCGGCGCAAGCTCGCCGACGCCGGCGCGCCCGACCTGATCCACACGGTGCGCGCCGTGGGCTACGGAGTGCGGCGGCCATGA
- a CDS encoding MFS transporter, whose translation MAAVTVLKDAPATATGSPSAVRYRDVLRVPHAAQLLVGSLIGRLPTGMAPLAILLSADHGAQYGTSAGPLAAVYLVANAIGGPLSARLIDHYGQKHALTVGAALSSTAFVALAAGPGKGWWAFAAVAVAGATRPPLDAALRTLWGARGMMPSSAHQRVALALDSGTEELIYVVGPLLVATIVTATSASWALVATAAVGVLGTALFVSTPVTRAHTGDSGPTHPDWLGPIRSPRLRALYLAMVCVGVTIGALTPLAVEAADQFNAPELSGGLPTALSCGALLGGLAYGARAWRGSTAGHLIVLSAGFAAGWIPVITAATPTTTLYAAAVPGLAMAPLLSAAFVMTSTFAPRGHTTEAHALLVAFLDIGCAIGTAAAGITHTQLLLPAGGAAAALILATARRRLTPDVPALAAAHA comes from the coding sequence ATGGCAGCCGTGACGGTACTCAAAGATGCGCCGGCGACCGCCACCGGATCGCCCTCCGCAGTCCGGTACCGCGATGTCCTGCGTGTGCCCCACGCGGCACAACTGCTGGTCGGGTCGCTCATCGGGCGACTGCCCACAGGGATGGCCCCGCTGGCAATACTCCTCAGCGCCGACCACGGCGCTCAGTACGGAACATCGGCTGGCCCGCTCGCCGCGGTGTACCTGGTGGCCAACGCCATCGGAGGCCCACTCAGCGCCCGCTTGATCGACCACTACGGACAGAAGCATGCGCTCACCGTGGGCGCCGCCCTGAGCAGTACAGCATTCGTCGCCCTGGCTGCCGGGCCAGGTAAGGGCTGGTGGGCATTCGCCGCCGTGGCGGTCGCAGGAGCAACCCGGCCCCCGCTTGACGCAGCGCTCAGAACGCTGTGGGGCGCCCGGGGGATGATGCCTTCGTCCGCCCACCAGCGGGTCGCGCTGGCCCTGGACTCCGGGACTGAAGAGCTCATTTACGTCGTCGGCCCGCTGCTGGTGGCCACGATCGTCACGGCGACGTCCGCTTCGTGGGCCCTCGTGGCGACCGCGGCCGTCGGAGTCCTTGGCACCGCCCTATTCGTGAGCACCCCAGTCACCCGTGCTCACACCGGCGACTCCGGTCCCACGCATCCCGATTGGCTCGGCCCGATCAGGTCGCCTCGCCTTCGGGCGCTGTACCTGGCGATGGTGTGTGTCGGGGTCACCATCGGTGCCCTTACCCCCCTGGCAGTTGAGGCGGCTGACCAGTTCAATGCCCCGGAACTGTCCGGAGGCCTTCCCACAGCTCTGTCTTGCGGCGCCCTCCTGGGCGGGCTCGCCTACGGGGCGCGAGCCTGGCGAGGAAGCACAGCCGGGCACCTGATCGTCCTGTCCGCCGGATTCGCTGCCGGCTGGATTCCCGTGATCACCGCAGCAACCCCCACGACGACGCTGTACGCCGCGGCCGTCCCCGGCTTGGCCATGGCCCCCCTGCTCAGCGCGGCGTTCGTCATGACCAGCACCTTCGCACCACGTGGGCACACCACAGAGGCCCACGCCCTGCTGGTCGCCTTCCTGGACATCGGGTGCGCGATCGGCACAGCCGCCGCAGGCATCACCCACACCCAGCTCCTCCTACCAGCCGGAGGAGCCGCCGCGGCGCTGATTCTCGCCACCGCCCGAAGGCGCCTTACCCCCGACGTTCCTGCACTCGCTGCCGCCCACGCCTGA
- a CDS encoding ATP-grasp domain-containing protein, with amino-acid sequence MKDLTPFDAHSGQDDLSAVRPILLLGAGTPEFREYVLRQIARVRPVVLIDQTPPKWARPYLAAQAAVDLHDPEAAEAFLMSAAVQLGVAGVTTYMEHFVELAARLTHRLGLPGNSPAAAAACRDKAVTRRLLAEHGVPSASSYLAQDADQAVTIARRLGYPVVVKPRGRAGSAGVLRADSDEDVRAVFHRALVDSVLGLEAWSVAGVLVEEYLRGPEISVETVVLGPGQVRIVAVTRKSLGREPQFQEIGHSVDAADPLLCDPVLAAVVTAAVRALGLSRGVLHVELRLTADGPRVIEVNGRPAGDLIPLLVERATGVNLAQALATLAAGGIPDLAPTRSEAAAIGFLYPEHSGYIERLDVHGALHDQLWLERLVWTRDVGTQVTAPPRASIDDRIAHWVVTGATAADCAKRRSLVADHLSVRVAHPVHTTSCTR; translated from the coding sequence ATGAAGGACCTCACACCATTCGACGCGCATTCCGGCCAGGACGACCTCTCGGCCGTCCGTCCCATCCTGTTGTTGGGCGCCGGGACACCGGAATTCAGGGAGTACGTGCTGCGCCAGATCGCCCGCGTCCGGCCCGTGGTGCTCATCGACCAGACCCCACCCAAGTGGGCCCGCCCCTACCTGGCCGCCCAGGCGGCCGTCGACCTGCACGACCCCGAGGCCGCAGAGGCGTTCCTCATGAGTGCCGCCGTCCAACTCGGCGTGGCCGGCGTGACCACCTACATGGAGCACTTCGTCGAACTCGCCGCCCGACTCACGCACCGGCTTGGCCTGCCGGGCAACTCCCCGGCAGCGGCTGCCGCCTGCCGTGACAAGGCTGTCACGAGGCGCCTCCTGGCCGAGCACGGTGTTCCCTCCGCCAGTTCGTACCTTGCGCAGGACGCCGACCAGGCGGTGACCATCGCCCGTCGACTGGGCTATCCCGTCGTCGTCAAACCGCGAGGTCGGGCGGGAAGCGCGGGGGTCCTGCGGGCCGATAGCGACGAGGACGTACGCGCGGTCTTCCACCGCGCCCTAGTGGACAGCGTGCTGGGGCTAGAGGCCTGGTCCGTGGCCGGCGTCCTGGTCGAGGAGTACCTACGAGGTCCCGAAATCAGTGTGGAAACCGTGGTGCTGGGTCCCGGACAGGTGCGGATTGTGGCGGTCACCCGCAAGTCCCTCGGCCGCGAACCGCAGTTCCAGGAGATCGGACACAGCGTCGACGCAGCGGACCCCCTGCTCTGCGACCCCGTCCTCGCCGCTGTCGTGACCGCGGCAGTCCGCGCCCTTGGGCTCAGCCGGGGTGTCCTACACGTCGAGCTGCGGCTGACGGCCGACGGTCCCCGGGTGATCGAGGTCAACGGCCGCCCCGCAGGAGACCTCATCCCGCTCCTCGTCGAGCGGGCTACCGGCGTCAACCTGGCACAGGCACTGGCGACACTCGCCGCCGGAGGGATACCCGACCTGGCCCCCACTCGCTCGGAAGCCGCCGCGATCGGCTTCCTGTATCCCGAGCACAGCGGGTACATCGAACGGCTAGACGTGCACGGAGCCCTACACGATCAGCTGTGGCTTGAACGGCTCGTCTGGACACGTGATGTCGGCACTCAGGTGACCGCGCCACCTCGCGCCAGCATCGACGACCGCATCGCGCACTGGGTCGTCACCGGCGCCACGGCCGCAGACTGCGCCAAACGCCGGTCCCTGGTCGCCGACCACCTCTCCGTGCGCGTTGCCCACCCCGTGCACACCACGAGCTGCACACGGTGA
- a CDS encoding MFS transporter, which translates to MLIGTFAVRAAGFVYPYLPYRLDELHLDTAAASTVLALWGAGWFTGQLLCGWLADRIGRRATLASAMAVAAVGFPLLAEAHTPTALAVAAAVSGLVYDAPRPIVSAVVADTIPDEPGRAYLTGWRHFAVNLGAATTGLVGGVLAEPVGIPVLFWFNALVCAAFAVVALRVIPPSVPAHAPGRRGHREAFTDPLLWLLWLASLLILTPVAALFSVLPMMMAQDGLPPTAYGWTQVASAAAVIGLSPLLNPWLVRRAKRPAPMVGLLSASGIILGAGMGLAGLASSTAGYGAAAALAVPGEIVAFVAATDILNRIAPPSSRGVYAGIWGTTLAAAVLCAPALGGWALAHGGHHLVALTTLMTGLLGAALCLPLTALLHRPVRTPRASA; encoded by the coding sequence TTGCTCATCGGCACGTTCGCCGTGCGCGCCGCCGGATTCGTCTATCCGTACTTGCCCTACCGTCTGGACGAACTGCATCTGGACACGGCGGCTGCGAGTACCGTTCTGGCGCTTTGGGGCGCCGGCTGGTTCACCGGCCAGCTGCTATGCGGGTGGCTGGCCGACAGGATCGGCCGCCGGGCCACCCTCGCGAGCGCCATGGCGGTCGCCGCCGTGGGCTTTCCACTCCTCGCCGAGGCCCACACCCCAACGGCCCTCGCTGTCGCGGCTGCCGTCTCCGGCCTCGTCTACGACGCGCCACGCCCGATCGTGTCCGCGGTGGTCGCCGACACCATCCCAGACGAACCGGGTCGCGCATACCTCACTGGCTGGCGGCACTTTGCCGTCAACCTCGGCGCCGCAACCACTGGGCTTGTCGGCGGAGTCCTGGCAGAGCCGGTCGGTATCCCCGTGCTGTTCTGGTTCAACGCACTGGTGTGCGCCGCATTCGCCGTCGTCGCACTGCGAGTCATCCCACCGTCCGTCCCGGCACACGCACCCGGGCGCAGAGGGCACCGGGAAGCCTTCACCGACCCTCTCCTGTGGCTCCTGTGGCTGGCGAGCCTTCTGATCCTGACACCGGTCGCTGCCCTGTTCTCCGTCCTCCCGATGATGATGGCCCAGGACGGTCTGCCGCCGACGGCCTACGGGTGGACTCAGGTAGCCAGCGCCGCCGCCGTGATCGGGCTGTCCCCCCTCCTCAACCCCTGGCTTGTACGCCGGGCCAAGCGCCCCGCCCCCATGGTGGGGCTGCTCAGCGCCAGCGGGATCATCCTCGGCGCAGGGATGGGCCTCGCCGGCCTGGCCTCCTCGACCGCCGGCTACGGCGCCGCCGCAGCGCTGGCGGTACCAGGCGAGATCGTTGCCTTCGTCGCCGCCACCGACATCCTGAACAGGATCGCGCCCCCGTCGAGCCGAGGCGTGTACGCGGGCATCTGGGGCACAACGCTCGCGGCCGCGGTTCTTTGCGCCCCCGCACTCGGCGGATGGGCCCTCGCCCACGGCGGCCACCACCTCGTTGCCCTGACGACCCTCATGACCGGCCTCCTCGGCGCAGCTCTCTGCCTGCCGTTGACCGCGCTCCTGCACCGCCCAGTACGCACACCCAGAGCATCCGCATGA
- a CDS encoding DUF3500 domain-containing protein: MSTVTHSPDASRPADSAALGRPPHRGRRERALVHRAIALAACLGLGVTGCGSDDSSSSSSSETSSSQSSSATAGTGAGKANTAEVVTAAEAFLKTLSDDQKDTALYDFDDEAKAKGWSNFPTSFVERNGIEFADLDDDQKAAALKVMEAALSDQGYEELEEIRIADAYLGEVGSSGSGGGPGGGDDYSADKYFLALFGEPSETEQFMVQFGGHHAAYNITYFEDDVSLSPTLTAIEPSEFETGGTSYAPLQDKRDTTIAAIGSLGDSELEKAEIDGSFDDLLLGPGNDGPFPDPEGVVVGDLTDKQQAKVTAMIRTWVDDLDEEAAEALVARYVSEYDETYLGWSGATSIDDKETYVRVDGPSVWIEFSNQGGIVVEGVHQHTIFRDQTADYGWN, translated from the coding sequence ATGTCCACCGTCACGCATTCCCCCGACGCCTCTCGTCCCGCCGACTCCGCCGCCCTCGGAAGGCCGCCGCACAGAGGCCGACGGGAACGGGCACTCGTGCACCGGGCCATCGCTCTCGCCGCGTGTCTCGGTCTCGGCGTCACCGGCTGCGGCTCCGACGACTCCTCGTCCTCCTCCTCGTCGGAGACGTCGTCGAGCCAGAGCTCGTCCGCGACGGCGGGAACGGGAGCCGGGAAGGCGAACACGGCCGAGGTCGTGACCGCCGCCGAGGCGTTCCTCAAGACGCTCTCCGACGACCAGAAGGACACCGCCCTCTACGACTTCGACGACGAGGCCAAGGCCAAGGGCTGGTCGAACTTCCCGACCTCGTTCGTGGAGCGCAACGGCATCGAGTTCGCCGACCTCGACGACGACCAGAAGGCCGCGGCGCTGAAGGTCATGGAGGCCGCCCTCAGCGATCAGGGCTACGAGGAACTGGAGGAGATCCGCATCGCGGACGCGTACCTCGGCGAGGTCGGGTCGTCCGGCAGCGGGGGCGGGCCCGGCGGTGGTGACGACTACAGCGCGGACAAGTACTTCCTGGCCCTCTTCGGCGAGCCCAGCGAGACCGAGCAGTTCATGGTCCAGTTCGGCGGCCACCACGCGGCGTACAACATCACGTACTTCGAGGACGACGTGAGCCTGTCCCCGACGCTGACCGCCATCGAACCGTCGGAGTTCGAGACGGGCGGCACGTCGTACGCCCCGCTCCAGGACAAGCGGGACACCACCATCGCGGCCATCGGATCGCTCGGCGACAGCGAACTGGAGAAGGCCGAGATCGACGGCAGCTTCGACGACCTGCTGCTCGGCCCCGGCAACGACGGCCCCTTCCCCGACCCCGAGGGCGTCGTGGTCGGCGATCTCACCGACAAGCAGCAGGCCAAGGTCACCGCGATGATCCGTACCTGGGTGGACGACCTGGACGAGGAGGCCGCGGAGGCGCTCGTCGCCAGGTACGTCTCCGAGTACGACGAGACGTACCTGGGCTGGAGCGGCGCGACGAGCATCGACGACAAGGAGACGTACGTGCGGGTCGACGGCCCGTCGGTCTGGATCGAGTTCTCCAACCAGGGCGGCATCGTGGTCGAGGGAGTGCACCAGCACACGATCTTCCGTGACCAGACCGCCGACTACGGCTGGAACTGA
- a CDS encoding ParA family protein, with protein MNENTRIKTLAAATARAWDAFVIVVGMLKGGTGKTTSAWFIALYYAVVLELPTLLLDADATSQSAYDWFKVAQAEGFEIPENLVVERYPFDDIAEYIREKRSEFGAIVVDAGGGSSRIFHEAVTEANRLIVPVAPTKIERRKLVATFDEAERAAARNERDVTAHVVLVKADDRTSLPRTAKDKLLEPAEGEGIGPERDEPFPLAETVIHSWVHYMEAFGEVPTELSEYAELMKELTA; from the coding sequence GTGAACGAGAACACCCGTATCAAGACCCTGGCCGCGGCCACAGCCCGCGCCTGGGACGCCTTCGTGATCGTCGTCGGCATGCTCAAGGGCGGCACCGGCAAGACCACTTCCGCCTGGTTCATCGCCCTCTACTACGCCGTCGTCCTGGAGCTGCCGACGCTGCTGCTGGACGCCGACGCGACCAGCCAGTCCGCCTACGACTGGTTCAAGGTTGCCCAGGCCGAGGGCTTCGAGATCCCCGAGAACCTGGTGGTCGAGCGGTACCCGTTCGACGACATCGCCGAGTACATCCGTGAGAAGCGGTCCGAGTTCGGCGCGATCGTGGTCGACGCCGGCGGCGGCAGCTCCCGCATCTTCCACGAGGCTGTTACCGAGGCGAACCGGCTGATCGTGCCGGTCGCCCCCACCAAGATCGAGCGCCGCAAGCTCGTGGCCACCTTCGACGAGGCGGAGCGCGCCGCCGCCCGCAACGAACGCGACGTCACGGCCCATGTGGTGCTGGTCAAGGCCGACGACCGCACCAGCCTGCCCCGCACGGCGAAGGACAAGCTGCTGGAGCCCGCCGAGGGCGAGGGCATCGGCCCGGAGCGCGACGAGCCGTTCCCGCTCGCCGAGACCGTCATCCACTCCTGGGTGCACTACATGGAGGCCTTCGGCGAGGTCCCGACCGAGCTGAGCGAGTACGCCGAACTGATGAAGGAGCTCACGGCATGA
- a CDS encoding helix-turn-helix domain-containing protein, which yields MSTQSSRPHEDVPVTPEALRTRYESGSTVDELVANSGLSYGTVLNRLHDAGTVMRTSWQTRRMRQDPQARRRLAAHLRTLYEEHGATLTELAAAAGGTRRAARRLLIEAGGTVRTTQQTLRIRAAARASERQKLAVSLRARYEAGARVPELAEDCNYSVATVYRLLQQAHTRMRPRHRHGPADQVRKRS from the coding sequence ATGAGCACGCAATCATCGAGGCCGCACGAGGACGTACCGGTCACGCCGGAGGCCTTGCGGACCCGCTACGAATCCGGTTCCACAGTCGACGAACTCGTGGCCAACAGTGGCCTGTCGTACGGCACGGTTCTCAACCGGCTGCACGATGCCGGGACCGTGATGCGCACGTCGTGGCAGACCCGCAGGATGCGCCAGGATCCACAGGCGCGCCGGCGTCTCGCGGCTCACCTGCGCACCCTGTACGAGGAGCACGGCGCGACCCTCACCGAGCTCGCCGCGGCTGCGGGAGGAACGAGGCGTGCTGCCCGACGCCTGCTGATCGAGGCTGGCGGCACCGTGCGCACCACGCAGCAGACGCTGCGGATACGCGCAGCAGCGCGGGCCTCCGAGCGGCAGAAGCTGGCGGTGTCCCTGCGGGCACGATACGAGGCCGGAGCCAGGGTCCCGGAGCTCGCTGAGGACTGCAACTACTCCGTGGCCACGGTCTACCGGCTCCTGCAGCAGGCCCACACTCGCATGCGGCCCCGGCACCGTCACGGCCCCGCGGACCAGGTGAGGAAGCGGTCATGA